Below is a window of Peromyscus eremicus chromosome 22, PerEre_H2_v1, whole genome shotgun sequence DNA.
CAGGGAGGTGAGCTCACTGGTCTGTGCTGGTGCTGTTAGGAGGACGACACCTGGGTCATGGGAGGTGGAACTGAGGCCAAGAAGAATAGAGGAAACCTGCTGTCATTGGTCTCCCATTTCTTCCCTGCTGGACTGTGGCGCCAGGCTGGGCTCTGCTGGCTCCGTCCATTGTAGTGCCTGGGTCTGTGCCCGCAAATGGAGGCAGGGATTATATGAAGAAAGTGAGGCTcgagttgatttttgttttactaCTCGGGTGGAGACCCGAGGAAGGTCTTGAGTTTCCTAACTGCACACCCAAAGGTCCTGGCCAAGTTACTAAGTTactgtctcctgtctgtctccccctgctgctccctctctccctccctaacCTGGAACAAACGCAGCCCGTACCTTGCAGGCATTCACCACcgtgctggccagctagtctgagTCTGGCCATGGCGTGTCCCAAGCCTACGGGTGGGCAGCCATGAGGGCAGGATAGGCTTGACTGAGAGATTAATCCTGAGAGAGTTAATCCTTACAGCTCCAACCATGTCACTGGGAGGAAGAGGACTGCCGTGAGCCTGAGCCAGGAACCAGCTCGGAGCCGTTTGCCTGTACCTGCCCAGTCAAGTGACGGCTCAGAGCCCGGGAGTGCTGAGTCCTGAAAAACGGGCACGGTGAAGATGACTATGGGGGAGAGCACCTCAGCTCCCCTCCACACAACCTCGGGCACCAGCGGGGCTGTCTCCAGCTTTTCCGTCGTGGACTACGTGGTGTTTggcctgctgctgcttctctccctCGTCATTGGGCTCTATCATGCTTGCCGTGGGTGGGGCCGTCATACCGTGGGCGAGCTGCTGCTGGCCGACCGCAAGATGGGCTGCCTTCCTGTAGCACTGTCCCTGCTGGCCACCTTCCAGTCAGCGGTAGCCATCCTAGGGGCACCGGCCGAGATCTACCAATTCGGAACCCAGTACTGGTTCCTGGGCTGCTCCTACTTCCTGGGGCTTCTGATCCCTGCTCACGTCTTCATCCCGGTCTTCTACCGCCTGCGTCTGACCAGCACCTATGAGGTAAacaggggaggatggaggaggggatagGTACCTAAGAGAGGGCTGTGACTCTAGGCTTCCACCCAAGGGATGGCTGCCCCAAGTATCTCTCCATCCTGGAGGAGttaagctgggggaggggtgggagagcCCCATGCCTGAGGGGTCTAGAGTAGATGTCTGCATATTCCCTTGTATTATTAGGCCTCATGAGGAAAGGTTGTGTATGGTGAGGCTTGGAGTCGGGAAATAAATACCATAATGCCTCGAAAGGTATATAAATTCTTTGTACTTCTGTCTAGTACCTGGAGCTCCGCTTTAATAAAGCCGTGAGGATCCTCGGGACTGTGACCTTCATCTTTCAGATGGTAGGTGGAAAGGTGTGGAAGCTGGGGCCTGGGCATGGGAGGGAAAGCTGAACGCAGGCCTTCAGAGTTGGGGTGCATGGAGCTTTCTGGATTCTCCAACTGACGGGATTAAAATTTCTGTGAGTGACTATGGTCAAGTCCCTGGTGGCATCCCATCCACTGCCACTCTGTGGTAGGTTTGTTGAGAGGGAAGTTGAGGTAAAGCCCTAGGGATACTTTTTCCACCTGCATCTCCCTCCCCTTCACGCCCTTTCCCATCCTGCAGGTGATCTACATGGGAGTTGCTCTCTATGCACCATCCTTGGCCCTCAATGCAGGTGAGGAGTCACAGTCCCTGACTTCTGGCCTTGACAGACTAGAAAAATGCCTTTAGGAGGGGCAGAGAGGGTAGTGTGCTACAAAGAATCTGACCTTGAGAGAACTGATTCATCGACGGGGCTCTTGGTCTGCAGAGGTACAAGTAGACATCGTTCACCTCAGCGAAAGCTGATCAAACATTACCATGCCACACCTGAACTGGTTAATCAGCATTTCGGTGGAGCTCTGAAAATTTTTTCCTCGTGTTGAGGAATGATTGAATGAcagttacttctttttttttttttttttttttttttggtttttcgagacaaggtttctctgtgtagctttgcgcctttcctggaactcacttggtagcccaggctggcctcgaactcacagagatccgcctggctctgcctcccgagtgctgggattaaaggcgtgcgccaccaccgcccggctacttcaTTTTTATGATggggtttttgtgtgttttttgagCAAGGTctcttatgtagccctggctgtcctagcagTGTGCtggatagaccaggctggcctcccagagatcccgtctctgcctcccgggaggctgggattaaaggcgtgcaccaccacagctggcgCATCTGTATGATCTGAGTAGCCGTCCTCACCAGGGCTTCTCTGGAAAGCCTTCCAGAGATAGGATTGTGACGTTTATCTGTTTACAGTGACTGGATTTGATCTATGGCTGTCAGTACTGGCCTTAGGAATTGTCTGCAACATCTACACTGCACTGGTAATTGCAATTATTCCTGAGGTAACGGCAGGAAGacgggagaagggaaggaagagctaGCATGAAGAGAGACCAGAAATGGGATGGAGTTCCAGGGTGAGGCAGGGTGGGAGGAGATTGAGTGTGGGCTACGAAAGGGGAAGGTGACTGTCCACCCTCTGTTTGACGGGGCATTTGTGACAGATGTGATGTTTTTTCCTTGCAGGGTGGGCTGAAGGCAGTCATCTGGACAGATGTGTTCCAAACGCTGGTCATGTTCCTAGGGCAGCTGGTGGTTATCATTGTAGGCTCGGCCAGAGTGGGCGGCTTGGGACGTGTGTGGGAAGTGGCTTCCGAGGAACACCTCATCTCTGGGATTGAGTAAGTCTGCTTCCTTGACTGGTACCTGTAGCGCCTAGGGGCTAAGTCCGTTTCAGAGCCTGGTCTCGGTCCtttagaaagcagagagaaagctgGCAACACCAAATAGGCAGAAAGTCCACACTGCAGAGGGAGAGGGTGATCGTGGGTACCTGCAGAAGGCCTGGACGTTGTGTGGATACATACCTGAGATGAGGTGGCCGTGGCAGTGACCAGACATTATTTGTTGCAGGCTGGATCCCGACCCCTTTGTGCGTCATACTTTCTGGACTTTGGCCTTTGGGGGTGTCTTCATGATGCTGTCCTTGTATGGAGTGAATCAGGCTCAGGTGCAGCGCTACCTCAGTTCCCGCTCAGAGAGGGCTGCTGTGCTGTGAGTGCAGGGATGGGACATATTGGAGCAAGAGCTTGGGAAGGGTTCCCTGGAAGTAGTGGTGCGGGGTGGGGCAGGATTCAGGGTGCCCTCCCGCCTTGTGGGGCTCTCTGGAGGTCCAGGAGGACATGTCCAACGGTGTCTGCTGATGTCATCTCTGTCATTCGGCACTGGTCCTCTGCAGCTCCTGCTATGCGGTGTTCCCCTGCCAGCAAGTGGCCCTCTGCATGAGCTCCCTCATCGGCCTGGTCATGTTTGCTTATTATAAGGAATACACTAAGAGCCCCCAGCAAGAGCAAGCAGCACCCGACCAGGTGAGATGGCCTCTCTGCCTCCGTCCTGTGCACGTGAGAAGCCAGTCTAGGTCCCCAAGCAGAGCACCTATGTGGCTAAAGTGGAAAAGAAACAGACTAGTAGCTTTTTTGCAGTCCTGAGGTTCCAGTTCTCTAGCATGTCAGACTCCAGTCCTCAGCAAATGTGATCAGTGCTCACCCCACTTGATGGGTGGAGAACTGACTGATACCAACTCCCTCTGTTGGAAACGGTTGCCCATCTGCAGTCATCTAAGCTCCCAGCAGCCACGGTTTATAGAAGATGTTGGGAGGTGGAGATGACGGAGGGAGGCGGCAGCGTGCTGCCGTCACACTGCTCATCAGAGGAGGGGCTGGATGGGCTGTGTAGTTCCCTCTTCAGGGCCCTTCTCTCCCTGCTTCATTTCTGGCTCCCCTTCCTGATGCCCCCAGGCTCTGGCTGGCAAGGGCGTGTCCAGAGGGGCTTCTGCAGACAGCAGGCAGGAGGTGGCATCTCTGTGCTCTGTTCTTCTTGCAGCTGGTCCTCTATTTTGTCATGGACCTCCTGAAGGACATGCCGGGGCTGCCTGGGCTCTTCGTTGCTTGCCTCTTCAGTGGATCCCTCAGGTACTGTCTTCCACAGTTTGCCCTAGATGTGGTGTACCCGCCCCGCTGGGACAGCCTGCCCATCTGTTTCAGATGGCAGGACGCAGCACAGCCTCTCCCAAAGCATGCTTTCGTCTGACACTGACAGTCCTCTCTCTGCATGAACAAATCTCTGCTCCATCAGAAGAGTCTTGCTTTCCGAAACGCCTTTGAAGTCGCCTGGGCTGGCGTAGACGGGTAGTTTCTTACCTTCCTCTGACCCTCTGCAGAGTCCTTAGTTGTGCCTTCTTTGGCTCCCTTCCCCCTTGCAGCACCATATCGTCTGCGTTCAATTCCCTGGCAACTGTCACTATGGAAGACCTAATTCAACCCTGGTTCCCTGAGCTGACCGAAACCCGGGCCACCATGCTTTCCCGATGCCTCGGTACGACTCCTCCTCCGTGTTTCTCAAGTCTTGTTCAGTCTGAGACCCCTGGCCACTGACGTCAGTCTCCTGACGTCTTACCTGTCTGTCCTGGGCCCAGCACATGCCTCGTGCAGCACGGCATGTAGTGCTCtcaggggagagc
It encodes the following:
- the Slc5a6 gene encoding sodium-dependent multivitamin transporter, which gives rise to MTMGESTSAPLHTTSGTSGAVSSFSVVDYVVFGLLLLLSLVIGLYHACRGWGRHTVGELLLADRKMGCLPVALSLLATFQSAVAILGAPAEIYQFGTQYWFLGCSYFLGLLIPAHVFIPVFYRLRLTSTYEYLELRFNKAVRILGTVTFIFQMVIYMGVALYAPSLALNAVTGFDLWLSVLALGIVCNIYTALGGLKAVIWTDVFQTLVMFLGQLVVIIVGSARVGGLGRVWEVASEEHLISGIELDPDPFVRHTFWTLAFGGVFMMLSLYGVNQAQVQRYLSSRSERAAVLSCYAVFPCQQVALCMSSLIGLVMFAYYKEYTKSPQQEQAAPDQLVLYFVMDLLKDMPGLPGLFVACLFSGSLSTISSAFNSLATVTMEDLIQPWFPELTETRATMLSRCLAFAYGLVCLGMAYVSSHLGSVLQAALSIFGMVGGPLLGLFCLGMFFPCANPLGAIVGLLTGLTMAFWIGIGSIVSRMSSAVASPPVNGSSSFLPSNLTIATVTTLMPPTTTLPPKPTGLQRFYSLSYLWYSAHNSTTVIVVGLIVSLLTGGMRGRTLNPGTIYPVLPKFLSLLPLSCQKRLRWRSHSQDVPVVPNLFPEKMRNGVLQDSTDKERMAEDGLVHQPCSPTYVVQETSL